A single window of Pyrus communis chromosome 10, drPyrComm1.1, whole genome shotgun sequence DNA harbors:
- the LOC137748883 gene encoding RNA polymerase sigma factor sigD, chloroplastic → MAITSSICSSPNQSPTLPTLPLKTHHPLQLHFPPLSSSSSSKFGASLVSNDALVVADAAEALALARAAVEAARDAAAARDEIVKAWSCRESGNGSGGLVMRRKRRRQRRRGLEGLDEERERGVGDGKLSFGLVRCGHLSSKEEAECCLSLKEGARLESRRLRVVEAEEQEPTSKQLAKAMGMKTRSIDKVLCKKRESQERIIRSYRGLIVSVASSYQGKGLSFQDLIQEGSIGLLRGAEKFDHERGCKLSTYVYWWIRQAIIRALDKKSRIIRLPVNVCGMMAKITKAKNTFNQRIQRLPTYDEIAQEVNVHAATVKLVCERSRPPISLDQVVTVRGCLSLQEIMQGPEEMMPEKMLTKQLMKQEVEKLLKTLSDREAYVLRLHFGLHRETPKSFEEIGRLLKLSRERVRQINGIALSKLKQTSTFNNLKLYIV, encoded by the exons ATGGCCATCACCAGCAGCATATGTTCATCACCAAACCAATCTCCAACTCTCCCAACACTTCCCCTCAAAACCCACCACCCTCTCCAACTGCACTTCCCtccactctcttcctcttcctcctccaaaTTTGGCGCCAGTTTGGTCTCCAATGACGCATTGGTAGTTGCAGATGCGGCCGAGGCGCTGGCGCTGGCCCGGGCTGCTGTAGAGGCCGCCAGAGATGCTGCAGCGGCGAGGGATGAGATTGTGAAGGCTTGGAGTTGTAGGGAGAGTGGGAATGGGAGTGGTGGGTTGgtgatgaggaggaagaggaggaggcaAAGGAGGAGAGGGTTGGAGGGTTTGGAtgaggagagggagaggggcGTTGGAGATGGAAAGTTGTCGTTTGGGTTAGTGAGATGTGGGCATCTGAGCTCAAAAGAAGAAGCAGAATGCTGTCTAAGTCTCAAG GAGGGAGCAAGACTAGAATCACGAAGATTAAGAGTCGTAGAAGCTGAAGAGCAGGAGCCGACCTCAAAGCAGTTAGCCAAGGCAATGGGAATGAAGACGAGAAGTATAGATAAGGTGCTTTGTAAGAAAAGAGAGTCACAAGAAAGAATCATCAGGAGCTACCGGGGACTCATTGTCTCTGTTGCCAGCAGTTATCAAGGCAAAGGATTAAGCTTTCAAGACCTCATTCAG GAAGGGAGCATTGGGCTACTTCGAGGGGCAGAGAAGTTTGATCATGAGCGAGGATGTAAGTTATCAACGTACGTCTACTGGTGGATCAGGCAAGCTATTATCAGAGCCCTAGACAAGAAGTCTAGAATAATCAGATTACCA GTAAACGTGTGTGGTATGATGGCAAAAATCACAAAAGCTAAAAATACCTTCAACCAAAGAATACAGCGACTGCCTACATATGATGAAATTGCTCAAGAGGTCAATGTGCATGCTGCAACAGTAAAGCTTGTTTGCGAGAGGAGCAGACCGCCAATTTCATTGGATCAAGTGGTAACTGTTCGGGGTTGCTTGTCACTGCAG GAGATCATGCAAGGGCCAGAGGAGATGATGCCAGAAAAGATGCTTACAAAACAGCTAATGAAGCAAGAGGTCGAGAAGCTTCTCAAGACGCTGAGCGATAGAGAAGCATATGTGTTGAGATTACACTTTGGGCTACACAGAGAGACCCCGAAGTCCTTTGAGGAGATAGGAAGACTGTTAAAGCTTTCGAGGGAGAGGGTTCGACAGATTAATGGCATTGCCTTATCAAAGTTAAAGCAGACTAGTACATTCAACAATCTAAAATTGTATATTGTATAG